Below is a genomic region from Sorghum bicolor cultivar BTx623 chromosome 9, Sorghum_bicolor_NCBIv3, whole genome shotgun sequence.
tgagtatatgaaaatataattaaggaagaatctaatgatatttagttggtatcataataatagttattttatcatataaatttggtcaaactttaaaaagtttgactctccaagattcttggaatgacttacaatttgggatggagggagtagtatgaTTTATATTTTATCTCATGTCATGTTGAGGGCACTGATCGATCTCAATTGGAGTTGACAAAACTGTCAGCAATATTTTTATCTTGACTGTGGCACTAGTTGTGGTAATCTTTATCATCATTTCTACTAATTATTATTCCTTGCAGTGTAAGGCTTGGCTGCCAGCGAGGCCGCCGAATCCCGCGGCTTGTTTGCTCCATGTCTCCAGCTGGTGATCCGAGCTCCGCTGCCCGGAGGAACcccacaaaataaaaaaaaacctgCTTTCGCCGCGGCCCCACCCATCATCACCCAACCACCTCACCGGCTTTATATACCCCCCGCGCCAGCTACCCATGTCACACGACACGGCATCGCACCACCCCGTCGCCGCCGCAACAggccaagcagcagcagcaccaccaccgccaccggcAGCAGCGGCACACGACCCCGGCGGCGGAAGCGAGTGCCGGTTCTGCGAGATGACGCGGCAGCACCATCCGCAGTGTTCGCGGCGGCTGCCGAAGCGCATCATCCTGGTGCGGCACGGCGAGAGCCAGGGGAACCTGGACATGTCGGCCTACACCACGACGCCCGACTACCGCATCCCGCTGACGGCGCTGGGCGCGGAGCAGGCGCGCGCCGCGGGCCTCCGCATCCACGACGtggtgtcgtcgtcgtcgtcgccgggcGGCAACTGGAAGGTCTACTTCTACGTGTCCCCCTACGCGCGCACCCGCGCCACGCTCCGCGAGATCGGCCGCGCCTTCCCTCGGGACCGCGTCATCGGCGCCCGCGAGGAGTGCCGCGTCCGCGAGCAGGACTTCGGCAACTTCCAGGTCGAGGAGCGCATGCGCGCCGTCAAGGAGACTCGCCAGCGCTTCGGCCGCTTCTTCTTCCGCTTCCCCGAGGGCGAGTCCGCCGCCGACGTCTTCGACCGCGTCGCCAGTACGATGATCCCCCCCGCCCATCCATCCTCTCCTCTGCttttcctcctcctccaccattgACAACATTCATCAATCATCAACACATGGATTGGATTTGATTGGATGATTGCATTGCAGGCTTCCTGGAGTCGCTGTGGCGGGACATCGACATGGGGAGGCTGGACCAGGACCCGAGCTGCGAGACGAACCTGGTGATCGTCTCCCACGGCCTCACCTCGCGGGTGTTCCTCATGAAGTGGTTCAAGTGGACGGTGGCGCAGTTCGAGCGCCTCAACAACTTCGACAACTGCGAGTTCAGGGTCATGCAGCTGGGCCCCGGCGGCGAGTACTCCCTCCTCGTGCACCACACCAAGGAGGAGCTCCAGCAGTGGGGGATGTCGCCGGAGATGATCGCCGACCAGCAGTGGCGCGCGTCGGCCAACCGACGCAGCTGGGCCGAGGAGTGCTCCTCCTTCATCGACACCTTCTTCGAGGAGCCCAACGACTCGTCCGAGACCTCATCCTCGGACGACGAAGAACCAGTGGACAAGGAGAATGGCaagaccaagctgctcgagtaACTATAACAACTGTTCATCCACCCATTCACTCGCATCCTTCTTCCTCTCTTGCTTCTTTGAAATTCTTTCCATTGGATTGGATGACGATTTCTGCTACTAGTAGATGATTTgaggagcagagcagagcagtgaTGGTGTATTCAGCCATTGCTGATCTCTTTCTTTCTCAACAGTCAACAAACAGTCTGTAACATGTTCATAATTATAGCTATTAGCTAGAATGATTGAATTTGGGGGCAAATTCAGAAAATGCTGAAGAGGCATACTACTACTATTGCATCTGAAGGTGCTATAGCTCTAACTTGATTCTTGTATGTTCCTACTAGCTGGAGAACTGACAAAACTCACAATGGCTGGCTGtctttgattaactaataaAATAAAGATGGCTCCTTTTACCTACTGCTTTCTTTTATTTAAGCAAGGTCCTTTCATACAGCACAGCACAGGCTACGTTGGCATTTTCTAACAACAACATTTCGAGTTCCTTTGTGAAAAGAGAGCGTACCGGATACTATATATCCCTGCATCTTGTTTGCTAGCAAAATCCATTTGGCAATAATATTCTTGGCTATTGCTGTCAACGAAAAGTACTAGCGGTACCGTTTTTCACATGCTGGCCATCAGCAGACACTTGTCAAGATGCAAACGCAGAGATTCTCTTTTCCATACAGCTGGCTTGGGGCAGCATGTTCCTCCATGATTTTTTGTAATCTAGCCAAGCAGTGAACAAGGCTCGATACTCCAAACAAATTTCGTGCTGCGCACTAGAGAGACAGTGCAAATTGCAAAGGTTGTCCCAGGATCTGCTCTCGTGCAGCGCAATAGACAAGCGTTGCAAAGGCTGTCCCAAGCTGTGCTCAAAGATGAATGACATGTCCTGTTTGCTCTCCACACTTCAGATGGTATGGTAGAGAACACCTTCATATGGTCCAACAACTGATTTGCATATCTAATAAGTACTAGGATTTGTATGACACtcctaagtcaaactatttAAATTTTGATCAAGTTTATACATATATTAAGTTTATACACGGCTTGCTTATCTATAAAATTTGGCTAAATTTTAGATGGTTCGACTTAAACAAAACTAGAATGTTTTTTTATTGGAAAGTATCAATATGGGTCGCAAggaaaaaagaagaacaaatgtTGTATGCTCTTTAAGATTGAAATTAAATCTCTAACAATTTATCTGTATCTTGTTCGGCACTTTAAGGTTGTCCGAAGCTCTGCTCTCGAGCAGCCCAGTAGATAAACGGTGCAAAGACTGTCCTTTTGTTTTGCTCGCAGGTCCAGCAAAcggacttgtttagttttctaggtgaaaagttttttttttttgatattgtaACTTTCGTTTGAATTTGACAATTACtattcaatcatagattaaccagTCTTAAAAGatacgtctcgtaaattatagacaaactgtataattagttattattttatctatatttaatactccatatatgtgCCATAAAATTTGATATggcggaaaattttgaaaattttttgacttgaggaactaaacaagacctggtTATTTGCCTATCCTAAGGACAACTCGGAGACATGCTGTCCTTTGTGTTTGCTCCCTAGTCCAGCATAATAGTATATCACTGTAAATAAATAATACGAAATACATTTATAATTGTTAGACACGTTTTTctatataaatttgattaacCTTTAGATGGTTTGACTAGAATACCTAtaataacttttttttttctaaagaaaGTTGGTCACGGCTCGCAACCAACAAGCAAGGAAGAATTAATAAAAGGTCGTGTGCCTTTGTGATTGAGACGCGCGGTGCCATTAGAGTATTGTACGATGCAGATTGATTAGCAAAAGTCGTTATTAAAAGCTTAGCAAAAACAAGGGAGCACACAGAAACACACGGAGACCAAATTAAATCCTGATAGATGGCCGGATCCATGCATGATATACACACGCATCCCCATCTAGTAGCTTGCATGTGGACGAACTTAACATTGGCCGTTACGAGAAGATTCAGGAGTCGCAGCGACGCAATCACGCAGCCATGGTCCAGGTGAGGTGGTCACGCGCGCGGCATGATCCTCTGTCTGTCCCCACGTCCGGCGCCGGTGCGTGGTGCGCCGGAGCACACGGGGACGCCCGACGAACCGACGCGCGACCTCGTCACGTCGTGAGCGGTCGCGTGGGCTTTGCGGCTAGGGCTGGGCCATCGCACCAAGGACGATGGGGGTGCCTTTGGCCTTTTACTGGAACGGAAGGCGAGGGCGAGCTTTCTTCTCGTTGGACCTTTCCATGTAGACGGACCTAGAAGGCCCATTTGGAGTCCAAGACAATGATGTAGCATGATAGCTAGGGGGTCAATCGAGGTCGTCGGCCTTGTGTCTGCTAAAATAGCTTTGGTAGTGGTAGGGATAAACACCAGACGTCCTCAAACTGTTAAAATTATattccctccatctcaaatctCAAATTGTAAATCATTCCAAAATATTGGAAagttaatactccctccatcccaaattgtaagtcattccaagaatcttggagagtcaaacttttctaagtttgaccaaatttatattataaaataataattattatggtactaactaagtatcattagattatttCTTAATTatgttttcatagtatactcattttacgttacaaatcttagtattttttttttataattttggtcaaacgtgaaaatgatttgactctccaagattgttggaatgacttacaatttgagacggagggagtacatcttaagtttgaccaaacttatatggtaggataataacatttataatatcaactaagtatcattaggttctttattaattatatttccatagtatatctatttgatgccacaaaactttgtaatttttctataagtttggtcaaacttgagatgttttgactcttcaagattcttggaataacttacaatttagaatagagggagtacttGAATAATCCATTGGTAGTGGTAGGGATAAATACCAGACAGACATTTTTCTCATCTTTCTCCTCTTTCACCCCCTGGCCATGGTGGCTATGGAAGGGGAAGGAGGACTTCACCGTGGGGCGCCCGAGCACTGCCGCGACATCCCTACTCGGACCTAGCTTGGTGTGGCTGACCTACCTCCCCCAAAGCCTCTTCTATACTCGTCGGagttggagagagagagagagagtgtgtgtgtgcAGAGAGTGCAGAGAGGGAGGCCGCCACCACTGTTGCCGTAATTCTATCCGTCGTTGTCAttgtcttcatctgcagtgggGCATGGGCATGCGCGAGCATAGGTTCAGGGTCGCATGGGAGGAGTGGCTCGTGAGGGTGGAGGTGGAGTCCGGACTGGGCGTTTCGGATGCCTAAGTCCCATCGTTACCGAAAATTGAGAAGGTACTTCAAACGGTTATTGAGATGGATGCGTACGATTATTGAGATGGATGCGTGAGCGTTCAACTACCAATACATGAGACCACCCTATTTGTTTGGCTCATAAGCCATTACAGAAAGTAGGCAGAactgttcgttgatttattgtgagaaaaaaatactattgaATAGCTaatagattcggctgataagctcgaGCGAACAAACTCGACAATACACGACGCATCAATCTTTCTCTGCAGATTGCTCCAGTTCGAAACAGCGAAGCTCCAGTTCAGTAGaaataaacaaaaacaaaaaaagaacatGTACACGATACGATCGATCAGGTTCAGGTGTGTGGTCGGTCAACGCGAGCAACCAGCACGGACTAATTCTTTGCCCTAGCTACCTAGTATAGGCCGTCCTGGTTCAATTCAGTCCGTCGGCAAAGCGGCGGCAACCTCCGGCGTCGTCTCCCGTCCCTCCACcggagtcgtcgtcgtcgtaccCTTACGAGGCGGCGTCATGAGGTAACGCGTGGCGGCCGTCGCGATGAGCCAGGTGCCGGCGCCGACCGCCACGAGCGGCACCAGCAGGTAACCGCCGTCGGTTCTGTACCGGTACGCCGCCAGCCGGTCCGCTGTGCTCCtgtaggccgccgccgccgccgccgcctgcttgttcttgttcccaaCCTCAGCCGCCGGCCGCTGGAGCCGGTCGCGCACCTCCCGCCGGTGAAGCGCGCGCAGAGCCAGCGAACGCGCCACGGAGTTCATGCTCTTCCTCCCTTTGGGTTTCTTCCTATCGAAAGTATATCGACGACCCTctcgctggctggctggctgtgcCTGCCTTTGCTTGCTTGCTGTTGGATCGATTAATTTCTCGTCTCGTGTATATTTTAGGGCTCAAAACTCGCGTGTGCATTGtcctagaatatatatatagggaggtaGAGGGCACGCGTGTAATGTACGTAACGTAGAGGGAGACCGGAAGCGGATTCGGAGCCTCCGATCCGAGTCGTCGATCGAAATCGTGTCTGTCAGAAATGTCCGGATCGGAACGTGCAAAGATTTCTGACGCAGCACAGTCCAACACAGCAAAATGTACGGAGGGGCCCTGAGTTACGAACGAGAGCCCATCCAAGTCCAGGCGGCCCATCCACAAGTTACCTTCACTGTCACGAGGCCATGCAtctaaaaatctaaaactttcgaatcttgcggtacttgCATGAaacttaaatatagataaaaaagataactaattacacagtttacctataaatcacgatacaaatcttttaagcttctagttactccataattggacaatgtttgtcaaataaaaacgaaagtgctacagtgtcaaaatccaaaaggtttttggatctaaacaaggcctgacagTGACATCCACCACGAGATCAGGAACCTCATGCGCAATGTTTGCACACACAAGGACACAGAGAGAAGAGTCTACCCGCTTATCTGAAAATTTATGGCTGAAAGTAGTGTTCGTTGatctattatgagagaaaaatattgttgaatgacTATCAGATTTGAACAGGATTATATTGTCTATGACTTGGCAGCCAACCAGCCTGCAGACATGGGACTAGTGCCCTAATCATGAACCAACCAACATTGTAATTGTGACATATTTGTGAAGAAAGTCGATCCCTCCGCTAGAACAACAATAATTATGCAAATGTTTTTTTTGATGAACTACCATGTTTGCAAAATATTGTTCTAGTGGTAGAACAACATCTgtacatgtttttttttatgaacTACCATGTTGCAACTAAGTATATGTTTTTTTTAACGAACAGGAGAGGTCCGAGGGGACCTCTATTAACATAAGCCAAAAAAAAACATTACAAATGACTTAACAAAAGAGTGGGACAGTTtaagaaacaaaaaaggaaacaaagaaaatgGAGCTGATTACACATTTTGCTCATATAGTAAATTTATTCTCCCATAAGTTAATACTTGCTAGAGACCTAATAGATTTTTTTATATTGATTGGTTTTATAGCAGGCTGTATTCTGACCAACCAACGTTGTTTATAGTTGCATGTCATTCATTAATCTTAAGTTGCAGTCTCATTTACCTTCGTGATCACTAAGTTGCTCTTCTAGTCTTCTTTAATCAAAATGGATCCAATGGGAAGTTTTAGAGAGCAGATATCTCTAACTAAGATGGAACCAATGAGAAATCTTTATTGGAGACATGAGATTTGACACGTAAATGCTTTCTGACCAACATTGTCTGTATTCATGTGTCATATCTCTTAATTATAATTTTCTGTTGTTCACACTGATAAGATTTGGCACAGAGATACTTTCTGACTAACGTTTGTATTCATGTGTCATCTATTTTAAGTGTAATATTTTCTTTTAGTCATATTGTTGACATGTTATACGCTGACATAAtcattacatataaatattatattataatTAAGTCATAAGTATTATAAGTAAGCTATAAATATTCTGACTAAGTTATCACACGCCCTTAAAGCTTATGACCGGGATTCTTAGTAAACATAGTCTAGGAGTGGACCTCTCGAAAGACTTAAAGTACTTGCTTTATACATATA
It encodes:
- the LOC8075949 gene encoding phosphoglycerate mutase-like protein AT74H, whose protein sequence is MSHDTASHHPVAAATGQAAAAPPPPPAAAAHDPGGGSECRFCEMTRQHHPQCSRRLPKRIILVRHGESQGNLDMSAYTTTPDYRIPLTALGAEQARAAGLRIHDVVSSSSSPGGNWKVYFYVSPYARTRATLREIGRAFPRDRVIGAREECRVREQDFGNFQVEERMRAVKETRQRFGRFFFRFPEGESAADVFDRVASFLESLWRDIDMGRLDQDPSCETNLVIVSHGLTSRVFLMKWFKWTVAQFERLNNFDNCEFRVMQLGPGGEYSLLVHHTKEELQQWGMSPEMIADQQWRASANRRSWAEECSSFIDTFFEEPNDSSETSSSDDEEPVDKENGKTKLLE